The following coding sequences lie in one uncultured Cohaesibacter sp. genomic window:
- a CDS encoding MauE/DoxX family redox-associated membrane protein: MSANPKKAVLYRIVSDDHICPFGIKSKDLLERKGFEIEDHHFTSRAETEAFMKEQGVETTPQTFIDGDRIGGFDELADYFDEETGKQTGTTYQPVIAVFATTFLMALAASWAVAGTLAPVTALVWFVGLNMCMLAILKLRDLFSFTNQFITYDLVGMRWVRYAYIYPFAEALAGIGMIAGVLSPLFGAIAFVIGSISAVSVIKAVYIDKRELKCACVGGGSNVPLGAISLTENLMMVVMGALMVVGLV, from the coding sequence ATGTCCGCTAATCCGAAAAAGGCCGTGCTCTACCGCATCGTCTCGGATGACCATATTTGCCCCTTCGGGATCAAGTCGAAGGATCTTCTCGAGCGCAAGGGGTTCGAGATCGAGGATCATCACTTTACCAGTCGGGCAGAGACAGAGGCCTTCATGAAAGAGCAGGGGGTGGAGACAACGCCCCAGACTTTCATTGACGGTGACCGCATCGGCGGGTTTGACGAACTGGCCGACTATTTCGATGAAGAGACCGGCAAGCAGACCGGCACCACCTATCAGCCGGTGATCGCGGTCTTTGCGACCACCTTTCTGATGGCGCTGGCTGCAAGTTGGGCTGTGGCCGGAACTCTGGCTCCCGTGACCGCGCTGGTCTGGTTCGTCGGCCTCAATATGTGCATGCTCGCCATTCTCAAGTTGAGGGATCTGTTTTCCTTCACCAACCAGTTCATCACCTATGACCTCGTTGGTATGCGATGGGTCCGTTATGCCTATATCTACCCCTTCGCCGAGGCGCTGGCCGGGATCGGCATGATCGCCGGTGTGTTGTCGCCGCTGTTTGGGGCCATCGCCTTTGTGATTGGTTCGATCAGTGCCGTTTCGGTGATCAAGGCGGTCTATATCGATAAGCGCGAGCTGAAGTGCGCCTGTGTTGGCGGTGGCAGCAATGTCCCGCTCGGGGCCATTTCCCTCACCGAGAACCTGATGATGGTTGTCATGGGTGCCCTGATGGTGGTCGGTCTGGTCTAG
- a CDS encoding DUF305 domain-containing protein, which produces MRYVQLIVTIGVSTAVMLGLMYLNTYSIDHVFWSETRLYMALVMGSAMTIVMLSFMSGMYQNRLLNLAVFAASLVVFAVSLYLVRSQTTIDSTAYMRAMIPHHSIAIMTSERAGIEDVRVQQLASGISETQRKEIREMEWLIDDIEANGVARTTTEAAIRPVPTFATETPFEIKPELNNVKGEIVAYVR; this is translated from the coding sequence ATGCGCTATGTGCAATTGATTGTGACGATCGGGGTCTCCACTGCGGTGATGCTCGGCCTGATGTATTTGAACACCTATTCCATCGACCACGTCTTCTGGAGCGAAACCCGCCTGTACATGGCCTTGGTCATGGGATCGGCCATGACGATTGTCATGCTCAGTTTCATGTCCGGCATGTACCAAAACCGGTTGCTCAATCTTGCCGTCTTTGCGGCGAGCCTCGTGGTTTTTGCCGTCTCTCTCTATCTGGTGCGTAGCCAGACCACCATCGACAGCACTGCCTATATGCGGGCGATGATCCCGCATCATTCCATCGCCATCATGACCAGTGAGCGGGCGGGAATTGAGGATGTGCGTGTTCAGCAACTGGCGAGCGGCATTTCTGAGACCCAGCGCAAGGAAATTCGCGAAATGGAATGGCTGATCGACGATATCGAGGCCAATGGTGTCGCGAGAACCACCACGGAAGCTGCGATCCGCCCCGTGCCCACCTTTGCGACCGAGACCCCCTTCGAGATCAAACCCGAACTGAACAATGTGAAAGGAGAGATCGTTGCTTATGTCCGCTAA
- a CDS encoding PhzF family phenazine biosynthesis protein: protein MSRSARRYFILDVFTDELFAGNPLAVVMDSEGLSDEEMQKIAKEFNLSETVFVQPPKNKVFNAALRIFTPAFELPFAGHPTVGTAVLLGLQRFPDLEKRMDSVMMLEEKVGPIQARLKLKPGNVGEAVFDVPKNAEVIESRLGSKDEIAAALGLHIKDIGFENHVPSAYSAGVPFAMIPIRNLEAIRRARPVMPSWSTAFGSHAHNDAYLYTRETVRHGSSFHTRMFAPSMGVMEDPATGSAAAAFAGVICQFDKPGQGTHKYIIEQGFEMDRPSIIELELDVADGRLKEERIGGSALIVASGTLMV, encoded by the coding sequence ATGTCGAGATCTGCCCGCCGCTATTTCATTCTTGACGTCTTTACGGACGAGCTGTTTGCCGGAAACCCTCTGGCGGTGGTGATGGATAGCGAAGGGCTGTCCGACGAAGAGATGCAAAAGATCGCCAAGGAATTCAATCTTTCCGAGACGGTGTTTGTACAGCCGCCCAAGAACAAGGTCTTCAACGCGGCGCTCAGGATCTTCACCCCTGCGTTTGAATTGCCGTTCGCGGGCCATCCCACGGTGGGCACGGCGGTGCTGCTTGGCTTGCAGCGCTTTCCTGATCTGGAGAAACGCATGGACAGCGTGATGATGCTCGAGGAGAAGGTTGGCCCCATTCAGGCGCGATTGAAGCTCAAGCCCGGCAATGTGGGCGAGGCCGTCTTCGACGTGCCCAAGAATGCCGAAGTGATTGAAAGCCGTCTTGGCTCCAAGGATGAAATCGCCGCCGCCCTTGGCCTGCATATCAAGGATATCGGGTTCGAGAATCATGTGCCGAGTGCCTATTCGGCCGGTGTGCCCTTTGCCATGATTCCGATCCGCAACCTTGAGGCCATCCGGCGGGCGCGTCCGGTGATGCCAAGCTGGAGCACGGCGTTTGGCAGCCATGCGCACAATGATGCCTATCTCTACACACGCGAGACCGTGCGTCACGGCTCGAGCTTCCATACGCGCATGTTTGCGCCCTCGATGGGTGTCATGGAAGATCCGGCGACGGGGTCGGCCGCTGCTGCCTTTGCCGGTGTGATCTGCCAGTTCGACAAGCCCGGGCAGGGGACGCACAAATATATCATCGAGCAGGGGTTCGAAATGGATCGTCCCTCGATCATCGAATTGGAACTCGATGTCGCCGATGGTCGGTTGAAGGAAGAGCGGATCGGTGGTAGCGCGTTGATCGTTGCCTCTGGCACCCTGATGGTCTGA
- the ilvC gene encoding ketol-acid reductoisomerase: MRVYYDRDADINLIKGKNVAIVGYGSQGHAHALNLRDSGVANLVIALREGSASVKKAEGEGLKVMTVAEASKWADVVMMLTPDELQADIYYSEMHSNLKENALLLFAHGLNVHFNLIEPRADLDVAMVAPKGPGHTVRGEYLRGAGVPTLIAIAQDATGNAHDLALSYASANGGGRAGVIETTFKEECETDLFGEQAVLCGGAVELMRAGFETLVEAGYAPEMAYFECVHEMKLIVDLIYEGGIANMNYSISNTAEYGEYVTGPRVITPDTKAEMKRVLTDIQDGTFVRNWMLENKVNQTSFKAVRARNDAHQVEEVGAKLRDMMPWIKEKAMVDKSKN, from the coding sequence ATGCGCGTATATTATGATCGCGATGCAGATATCAATCTGATCAAAGGCAAGAATGTTGCTATCGTCGGCTATGGTTCCCAGGGCCACGCCCATGCACTGAACCTGCGTGACTCCGGTGTTGCCAATCTGGTGATCGCTCTTCGCGAAGGCTCTGCCTCTGTCAAGAAAGCCGAAGGCGAAGGTCTCAAAGTGATGACCGTTGCCGAAGCATCCAAATGGGCTGACGTCGTCATGATGCTGACCCCGGATGAGCTGCAGGCTGACATCTACTATTCCGAAATGCACAGCAACCTGAAAGAAAACGCTCTGCTGCTGTTTGCTCATGGTCTCAACGTGCATTTCAACCTGATCGAGCCGCGCGCCGACCTCGACGTTGCCATGGTCGCTCCGAAGGGCCCGGGCCACACCGTTCGCGGCGAATATCTGCGCGGCGCTGGCGTTCCGACCCTGATCGCAATTGCACAGGATGCAACCGGCAACGCCCATGATCTTGCCCTGTCCTACGCTTCTGCCAATGGCGGCGGCCGCGCTGGTGTCATCGAAACCACCTTCAAGGAAGAATGTGAAACCGACCTGTTCGGCGAGCAGGCCGTTCTCTGCGGTGGTGCCGTCGAGCTAATGCGTGCCGGTTTCGAAACCCTCGTGGAAGCAGGCTATGCCCCTGAAATGGCTTACTTCGAGTGCGTTCACGAAATGAAGCTGATCGTTGACCTCATCTATGAGGGCGGCATCGCCAACATGAACTACTCCATCTCCAACACCGCCGAATATGGTGAATATGTCACCGGCCCGCGCGTCATCACGCCGGACACCAAGGCAGAGATGAAACGCGTTCTCACCGACATTCAGGACGGCACCTTCGTGCGCAACTGGATGCTGGAAAACAAGGTCAACCAGACCTCGTTCAAGGCTGTCCGTGCACGCAACGACGCCCATCAGGTTGAAGAAGTCGGTGCAAAGCTGCGCGACATGATGCCATGGATCAAAGAAAAAGCCATGGTCGACAAGTCGAAGAACTAA
- a CDS encoding pyridoxine 5'-phosphate synthase, whose translation MKTRLSVNVNAVAVLRNRRDLPWPSVTGLSRIALEAGAKGITVHPRPDERHIRRKDVRDLVDMIRNDFPGKELCLEGYPDNRFMALCEEIKPDQVLFVPDLPGQTTSDHGWDFEANDALLRDVIAVIKRSGSRVSLFVDPDPAQPAKAAAVGADRIEIYTGPFGACHSDAELEKTRLAEVVATAHAAKEAGLGVNAGHDLTPDNLPALIAEVPFIREVSIGHGFVADALIHGFAESVRRFQSSMGEL comes from the coding sequence ATGAAGACGCGACTGAGTGTGAATGTGAATGCGGTGGCTGTGCTGCGCAACCGGCGCGACCTGCCATGGCCGAGTGTGACGGGATTGTCCCGCATTGCGCTCGAGGCCGGAGCCAAGGGGATCACGGTGCATCCGCGACCCGACGAGCGGCACATTCGCCGGAAGGATGTGCGCGATCTCGTTGACATGATCCGCAATGACTTTCCGGGCAAGGAATTGTGCCTTGAAGGCTATCCTGACAATCGCTTCATGGCGCTGTGCGAGGAGATCAAACCCGATCAGGTGTTGTTCGTGCCAGATCTACCCGGCCAGACGACATCGGATCACGGCTGGGATTTCGAGGCCAATGACGCGCTGCTGCGCGATGTGATCGCAGTGATCAAGCGCTCCGGCAGCCGGGTGTCGCTGTTTGTCGATCCGGATCCTGCTCAGCCCGCAAAGGCTGCTGCGGTCGGAGCAGACCGTATCGAGATCTACACCGGGCCCTTTGGTGCCTGCCATTCGGACGCCGAGCTTGAGAAGACCCGACTTGCAGAAGTCGTGGCGACGGCCCATGCGGCCAAGGAAGCCGGTCTCGGGGTGAATGCCGGTCACGATCTCACGCCGGACAATTTGCCTGCGCTGATTGCCGAGGTGCCTTTCATTCGCGAGGTTTCCATCGGTCACGGCTTTGTTGCTGATGCGCTCATTCATGGCTTTGCTGAAAGCGTCCGTCGCTTCCAGTCATCCATGGGCGAGTTGTAA
- the ilvN gene encoding acetolactate synthase small subunit, producing MQQGSAYFIEEVTSVEETHTLSVLVDNEPGVLARVIGLFSGRGYNIDSLTVSETSHEDHVSRITIVTTATPQVIQQIRSQLGRLVPVHEVADLSISEIKPLERELALIKVAGTGEKRVEALRLADAFRATVIDATAEHFVFEMTGRQQKIEQFVTIMQPLGLVEVCRTGVIALRRGQDKT from the coding sequence ATGCAACAGGGATCTGCCTATTTCATTGAAGAAGTCACCAGCGTTGAAGAAACGCATACGCTGTCGGTTCTGGTGGACAACGAACCGGGCGTGCTTGCACGGGTTATCGGTCTGTTTTCCGGTCGCGGCTACAACATCGACTCCCTGACGGTGTCGGAAACCTCGCACGAGGATCATGTCTCGCGCATCACCATCGTCACGACGGCGACGCCGCAGGTCATTCAGCAGATCCGCTCGCAGCTCGGGCGGCTGGTGCCTGTGCACGAGGTTGCGGATCTCTCGATCAGCGAAATCAAGCCGCTGGAGCGTGAACTGGCGCTCATCAAGGTGGCGGGAACCGGCGAGAAGCGCGTCGAAGCGCTGCGCCTTGCTGATGCCTTCCGGGCGACCGTGATTGATGCGACGGCTGAGCATTTTGTCTTCGAGATGACCGGTCGTCAGCAGAAGATCGAGCAGTTCGTCACCATCATGCAGCCCCTAGGCCTCGTTGAGGTGTGCCGCACCGGTGTGATTGCGCTGAGGCGCGGACAGGACAAGACCTGA
- the miaA gene encoding tRNA (adenosine(37)-N6)-dimethylallyltransferase MiaA, with amino-acid sequence MTRDGTETVSAPTAVLIAGPTASGKSSLAVKLAEMVDGVIINADSMQIYDQMAILSARPTPEEMGSIEHRLYGYVSPSERYSVGRWLDDAVEVIADVRSKGQCPILVGGTGLYFKALTEGLNAVPEVPEDVHDYWQGELERLGRPEALYTILSVRDPDMAVRLEPRDGHRILRALEILDATGKSLLEWQGSEDLRHDPVVAAGATKLVLCPPREDIYAKIEARFDQMVELGGVAEAVRLHDMGLSPDLPAMKAIGIAHLAAFDRGEMPFDEAIRLCKRDTRRYAKRQMTWLRNQMGSWPSYDNADDAIRGFRNLIEGSWTRV; translated from the coding sequence ATGACCAGAGACGGAACAGAGACAGTTTCTGCACCGACAGCGGTGTTGATAGCCGGGCCAACGGCCAGCGGCAAGTCTTCTCTTGCGGTCAAACTGGCGGAAATGGTGGATGGTGTCATTATCAATGCCGATTCCATGCAGATTTATGACCAGATGGCGATTCTCTCTGCCCGTCCCACGCCGGAGGAAATGGGGTCAATCGAGCATAGGCTCTATGGCTATGTCAGCCCGTCGGAGCGCTATTCGGTGGGGCGGTGGCTGGACGATGCGGTGGAGGTGATTGCCGATGTGCGTTCCAAAGGACAATGTCCCATCCTTGTCGGGGGCACCGGGCTTTACTTCAAGGCACTGACAGAGGGCCTCAACGCGGTTCCTGAAGTACCGGAGGACGTGCATGACTACTGGCAGGGTGAGCTTGAAAGGCTCGGTCGACCAGAGGCGCTTTATACGATCCTCAGCGTCCGCGATCCGGATATGGCAGTGAGGCTGGAGCCCAGGGACGGGCACCGGATCCTTCGGGCGCTGGAGATTCTCGATGCGACAGGCAAGTCTTTGCTCGAATGGCAGGGAAGCGAGGATTTGCGGCACGATCCGGTCGTTGCTGCCGGAGCAACAAAGCTGGTGCTCTGTCCTCCGAGGGAAGACATCTATGCAAAGATCGAAGCGCGGTTCGATCAAATGGTCGAACTTGGGGGCGTCGCCGAGGCGGTGCGACTTCATGACATGGGGCTGTCGCCCGATCTTCCTGCGATGAAAGCCATCGGCATCGCTCATCTGGCCGCCTTTGATCGCGGAGAAATGCCCTTTGATGAAGCCATCCGACTGTGCAAGAGGGATACGCGACGCTATGCAAAGCGCCAGATGACGTGGCTTCGCAACCAGATGGGAAGCTGGCCGAGCTATGACAATGCTGACGATGCGATCAGGGGATTTCGCAATCTGATCGAGGGCAGCTGGACCCGCGTTTGA
- a CDS encoding Do family serine endopeptidase — translation MGSRVDGYLFREGPPFDVHAYKCRAFGLIRPSHRADTGCGDGRARERRGVVQCDAVVAHETEHGPKSVADLAERLMPAVVNISTRSFVEAKGSIPIPKVPEGSPFQEFFEDFFEKNQQSGNRQRSVQSLGSGFIVDASGLIVTNNHVISGADRITITFSDGSETDAEVVGRDTKTDLALLKVETSKPLATVAFEADKDIRVGDWVMAIGNPFGLGGSVSIGIVSARNRDINTGPYDSFIQTDASINRGNSGGPLFDMYGNVVGVNTAIISQSGASIGLGFAIPSNIAGKVIDQLQTYGETRRGWLGIRIQQVSGELAEGLGLGEASGVLISWINEDGPAQAAGLQAGDVIVGYNGQKVEEVRDLTRFVADTTIGETAQVDIIRKGTAMTVPVVVGHMETSELELSPGQDEPAEIRPELFGMSLSKLTEAERRKHNLGKAVEGVVVHSVEAGSIADAKGVKEGMVIVEMDQTIVSTPEDLMAKIDAKREEGKKTIVFLFAQPDGGEFIFVPMKLDEQDPAMD, via the coding sequence ATGGGAAGCCGCGTTGATGGTTATCTGTTTCGGGAAGGACCGCCGTTTGATGTTCATGCTTACAAGTGTCGTGCGTTTGGCCTCATCCGTCCTTCGCACCGGGCCGATACTGGTTGTGGTGATGGTAGGGCTCGTGAGCGGCGGGGTGTTGTCCAGTGCGACGCTGTCGTGGCGCATGAGACCGAACATGGTCCCAAGAGCGTGGCCGATCTCGCCGAGCGGCTTATGCCTGCGGTGGTGAATATTTCGACACGCTCCTTCGTGGAGGCCAAGGGAAGCATTCCGATCCCGAAAGTGCCGGAAGGGTCGCCATTTCAGGAGTTTTTTGAGGATTTCTTCGAGAAGAACCAGCAATCGGGCAATCGGCAGCGGTCGGTCCAGTCCCTCGGGTCGGGCTTCATTGTCGATGCATCCGGCCTGATCGTCACCAACAACCACGTGATTTCCGGAGCCGACCGCATCACGATCACCTTTTCGGATGGCTCGGAGACCGATGCCGAAGTCGTTGGGCGGGATACCAAGACGGATCTGGCGCTCCTCAAGGTGGAGACATCCAAACCACTGGCGACTGTGGCCTTCGAGGCGGACAAGGACATCCGTGTCGGCGACTGGGTGATGGCCATCGGCAATCCCTTCGGGCTCGGAGGGTCGGTCTCGATCGGGATCGTCTCGGCCCGCAACCGGGACATCAACACTGGCCCCTATGACAGCTTCATCCAGACCGATGCCTCGATCAATCGGGGAAATTCGGGCGGGCCGCTTTTTGACATGTATGGCAATGTAGTCGGCGTGAACACCGCGATCATTTCACAGAGCGGGGCGTCCATCGGGTTGGGCTTTGCCATCCCCTCGAACATTGCCGGCAAGGTCATCGATCAGTTGCAGACCTATGGCGAGACCCGCCGTGGCTGGCTCGGCATCCGTATTCAGCAGGTCTCGGGCGAGTTGGCTGAGGGGCTTGGCCTTGGTGAAGCGAGCGGGGTGCTGATTTCCTGGATCAACGAAGACGGTCCTGCGCAGGCAGCCGGTTTACAGGCCGGTGACGTAATCGTTGGCTATAACGGCCAGAAGGTCGAAGAGGTGCGTGACCTCACGCGCTTCGTTGCGGATACGACGATTGGAGAAACCGCTCAGGTCGACATCATTCGCAAGGGCACTGCGATGACGGTACCCGTGGTCGTGGGGCATATGGAAACCAGCGAGCTTGAGCTTTCACCGGGGCAGGACGAACCTGCTGAAATTCGGCCCGAGCTGTTCGGCATGAGTCTGAGCAAACTGACAGAGGCTGAGCGCAGGAAACACAATCTAGGCAAGGCCGTTGAGGGCGTCGTGGTGCATTCGGTCGAGGCGGGAAGCATCGCGGATGCCAAAGGCGTCAAGGAAGGCATGGTGATCGTGGAGATGGACCAGACCATCGTTTCGACGCCTGAGGACCTGATGGCAAAGATCGATGCCAAACGGGAGGAAGGCAAAAAGACAATCGTCTTCCTGTTTGCACAGCCTGACGGTGGCGAATTCATCTTTGTGCCGATGAAGCTGGACGAACAGGACCCCGCCATGGACTAG
- a CDS encoding DUF2065 domain-containing protein: protein MSDFVAALGLVLVIEGLLYAVAPEGMKQMMQQVMDMPGSALRAGGLVAMLAGVFIVWLVRG, encoded by the coding sequence ATGTCGGATTTCGTTGCTGCGCTCGGACTGGTGCTGGTCATCGAGGGATTGCTCTATGCCGTCGCGCCAGAAGGCATGAAGCAGATGATGCAGCAAGTAATGGACATGCCCGGTAGTGCGCTTCGTGCAGGGGGGCTGGTTGCCATGCTCGCAGGGGTCTTCATCGTCTGGCTCGTTCGCGGCTGA
- a CDS encoding protease modulator HflC yields MSAKAIFALVAAAFVAVLLYGSIYVVYPHEQAIVTQFGRIERATREAGFYFKVPFIQSVEYLDKRARYLEQSEREVIASDKKRLIIDSFTRYRIVDPLVFKRQAKFLSNFENQLDGFMGSSLRDVVADFGFREIVRDKRDELVELIRASVNEKTMRLGVEVVDYRIRRADLPKENSEAVYRQMQTERQQEANGIRADGEKLALQIRSVADRNATVIVANAKRDAEITRGEGDAQRNNIFAQAYGKNPGFFEFYRSMQAYENSLTNGDTRLVLSPDGEFFNFFTDSDKAPASSQPQAARPGPTAADPAVSAAAE; encoded by the coding sequence ATGTCAGCAAAAGCAATCTTTGCACTGGTTGCGGCTGCATTCGTCGCAGTCCTCCTCTACGGCTCGATCTATGTGGTCTATCCGCATGAGCAGGCCATCGTGACCCAGTTCGGTCGTATCGAGCGCGCAACGCGTGAAGCCGGGTTCTATTTCAAAGTCCCGTTCATTCAGAGCGTGGAATATCTCGACAAGCGTGCCCGCTATCTCGAACAGTCCGAGCGTGAGGTCATTGCCTCTGACAAGAAGCGTCTGATCATCGATTCTTTCACGCGTTATCGCATCGTTGATCCGCTGGTCTTCAAGCGTCAGGCCAAGTTCCTGTCGAACTTCGAGAACCAGCTCGACGGCTTCATGGGTTCATCCCTGCGTGACGTTGTTGCCGATTTCGGCTTCCGTGAAATCGTGCGCGACAAGCGTGACGAACTGGTCGAGCTGATCCGCGCGAGTGTGAACGAGAAGACCATGCGCCTCGGCGTTGAAGTGGTCGATTATCGCATTCGTCGTGCCGACCTGCCGAAGGAAAACTCCGAAGCTGTCTATCGCCAGATGCAGACCGAGCGTCAGCAGGAAGCCAACGGGATCCGCGCAGATGGTGAGAAGCTTGCCCTGCAGATCCGCTCGGTGGCTGATCGTAACGCGACGGTCATTGTCGCCAACGCCAAGCGGGACGCCGAAATCACCCGCGGTGAGGGCGATGCGCAGCGAAACAACATCTTTGCGCAGGCCTATGGCAAGAACCCGGGCTTCTTCGAGTTTTATCGCTCGATGCAGGCCTATGAAAACAGCCTGACCAACGGCGACACCCGTCTCGTGCTGAGCCCGGATGGAGAGTTCTTCAACTTCTTCACCGACTCCGACAAGGCTCCGGCTTCCAGCCAGCCTCAGGCTGCACGTCCCGGACCGACAGCTGCCGATCCGGCGGTGTCAGCCGCTGCGGAGTAA
- the hflK gene encoding FtsH protease activity modulator HflK, with protein sequence MPWSNQNGGGSGGPWGSGGGGRNGGPWGQGPQNQGPNPPDLEEMIRKGQERLKQAFPGGGGSGGGSLGLKGIGLLAGAAIVIWMATGFYTIKEGELGVELILGEPSAVSTSGLNYNLPYPIGRTETVNVDQIRDVNIGVREFNSQRGSVRSQDVPEESLMLTGDENIIDVDFKVQWNIKDPEQYLFNVDNPEIAVKQVAESAMREVVGRNTMDEIQTGDRVARQVAARDLTQRMLDKYESGIRIIQVQLQGVEPPAQVIDAFRDVQAAKADNVRMQNEAQAYANKVVPEAEGQAAQILEAANAYREQTVAEARGQADRFSKVLSEYEKAPDITRKRLYLETMEKVMSRSDKIILDGKAEGSGVVPYLPLNELNKNAGN encoded by the coding sequence ATGCCTTGGAGCAATCAGAATGGTGGCGGTAGCGGCGGCCCTTGGGGCAGCGGCGGCGGTGGCAGAAATGGTGGTCCCTGGGGGCAAGGCCCTCAGAATCAGGGTCCCAATCCACCGGATCTGGAGGAAATGATCCGCAAGGGCCAGGAACGTCTCAAGCAAGCCTTCCCGGGAGGTGGTGGTTCTGGTGGCGGTTCGCTGGGCCTGAAGGGTATCGGCCTTTTGGCTGGTGCTGCTATTGTCATCTGGATGGCGACCGGTTTCTACACGATCAAGGAAGGTGAGCTCGGTGTTGAGCTGATCCTTGGTGAGCCATCTGCCGTTTCCACATCCGGTCTGAACTACAACCTGCCTTATCCGATCGGGCGAACCGAAACTGTCAACGTGGACCAGATCCGCGATGTGAACATCGGTGTGCGCGAGTTCAACTCCCAGCGCGGATCGGTGCGGTCGCAGGATGTGCCAGAAGAAAGCCTGATGCTGACGGGTGATGAAAACATCATTGACGTCGACTTCAAGGTGCAGTGGAACATCAAGGATCCCGAGCAATATCTCTTCAACGTCGACAATCCCGAAATCGCGGTCAAGCAGGTGGCTGAATCTGCCATGCGCGAAGTCGTGGGTCGCAACACCATGGACGAAATCCAGACCGGTGACCGTGTCGCCCGTCAGGTGGCTGCTCGTGATCTGACACAGCGGATGCTCGACAAGTATGAATCCGGCATCCGGATCATTCAGGTCCAGCTGCAGGGCGTTGAACCGCCGGCGCAGGTTATTGATGCCTTCCGCGACGTTCAGGCCGCCAAGGCCGATAATGTCCGTATGCAGAACGAAGCTCAGGCCTATGCCAACAAGGTCGTACCAGAGGCTGAAGGACAGGCTGCGCAGATTCTCGAAGCTGCCAATGCCTACCGCGAGCAGACGGTTGCCGAGGCCCGTGGTCAGGCAGACCGCTTCTCGAAGGTTCTGTCCGAATATGAGAAGGCGCCGGATATTACCCGCAAGCGTCTCTATCTTGAAACCATGGAAAAGGTCATGAGCCGGTCTGACAAGATCATTCTGGATGGCAAGGCTGAGGGCTCCGGTGTTGTCCCCTACCTTCCGCTCAATGAACTGAACAAGAACGCGGGGAATTGA
- a CDS encoding dihydrofolate reductase, whose product MSKADAPKLVFHYAVADNGVIGKDNDMPWHVSTDLKRFKAMTMGKPLIMGRMTFQSIGRPLPGRTNIVVTRDESFDAKGVVVASSIEAALEKAREIALGDGVDEIAVIGGGTIYNALWEKADRLYVTHVHAEPEGDTFLPQIDPAVWKSVSNVQPRQGEKDSAPMSFSIYERFSSQND is encoded by the coding sequence ATGTCGAAGGCTGATGCGCCCAAACTGGTTTTTCATTATGCGGTGGCCGACAATGGTGTCATCGGCAAGGATAATGACATGCCGTGGCATGTCTCGACCGATCTCAAACGCTTCAAGGCGATGACCATGGGCAAGCCGCTGATCATGGGGCGCATGACGTTCCAGTCTATCGGACGGCCTCTGCCGGGGCGCACCAACATTGTCGTTACGCGGGATGAGTCCTTTGATGCCAAAGGCGTAGTTGTGGCCTCTTCCATTGAGGCGGCTCTCGAGAAGGCGCGCGAGATTGCGCTCGGTGATGGTGTTGATGAAATCGCGGTTATCGGGGGCGGGACCATCTATAACGCGCTCTGGGAGAAGGCCGATCGCCTATATGTGACTCATGTGCATGCCGAGCCCGAAGGAGATACGTTCCTGCCTCAGATCGATCCTGCGGTATGGAAGAGCGTGAGCAACGTGCAGCCTCGGCAAGGTGAAAAGGACAGTGCACCGATGTCCTTTTCGATCTACGAACGTTTTTCTTCGCAAAATGATTAA